A window of Bacillota bacterium genomic DNA:
ATTCTGGGCGAGGTAAAAAAATGACATTTTCCCCTACATAACGCCGACATGGCCAGAGGTCTGCAAACCCTTTCGTACCAAGGGTTTGAGACCTCTGTTTCTGACTATAACTGCAAAAGATGGGATTGTACCCACTCCTTCTCTAGAAGTCAATCCTTGGCAGGTGCAGATTCCTCCGGCTTATCCTTAGGTTCTTCCTGTAAGGCCTCCATTTCCTCAATGGCCGCCCGCACCGCCTTTAATCCTTCCAACAGGGCCGCCTCATGGGCCCGCAAGGCCTCTAGGGCCGAGGAGTAGGGAGAAGGAGGGCCTTTTACTTCTGGACAGCCGCAAGGATACGGATATCCCCGATAGGCCCAGGGCCGGGCATAACTATGGTATGGAACTTGTTGGTACCGCCACATCATAATCCCCCCATTTTCTGCTGTTCTTTACTTAGTCTATGTAATCTGCCCAGGGCCTGTGTCCGCTACCGCTAATTTCCACAAGGTAGTGGATGACAATAAACCGAAATATCTCCATAATAGGGGGGATTTATGTGAAGAAATTGCTGCTTGTCAGTTTATCTCTTTTCTACTTGGCTGCCTGCACCGCCCCCGTGGGGGTGGACACCGGGATCATCGGTACCATCATCATCCTTCGGGAGGGCCACCTGCAGGGCGATCTGGAAACCATCGTGGGTTTGTTTGCCGACCCCTTCACCAACACCACCGGGGAGCAGATCACCCGCCTCGACCTTTGGACACACTTGGCCGCCTTTTACGAACAGTATGTATACTTAGTCTATGAAGTCGATCTGGTAGAGGTACAAAACATAGCGCCGGACCTGGTCCTGGCCACCATCAGCACCCATTCCGTAGCCCAAGGTCCACAACTCTTTCTGACCACCTGGAAGACAGAACGGTTGACCCTGAAATACGTGGGTCAGTGGCAGATCATCGCCCAGGAAATCCTGACCCTGGAAGAATCTGTGGAACCTGAGGAACAGCAACCTCCCTTCACCCTGGATGTGCAGATCGTAGGGCCCCAAACGTTCCAAGAGAAGGTCCGGGAAAGCTTGCGACTACTATATGAAACCAGTTATGAGCATTTTGCCCTGGTCAACCAAACCTTGAACAAGATCCAAGCGGGAGAGCATTCGGGAGCAGAGGTCTGGACCCGCACCTTCGTGATCGGGCCCGCCTCCCAGAACACGGATCCCTACTGGCTTGCTTCCATCATTCTTCACGATACGGTCCATGTGGTTCAATACCTAGAACAGCGCACCTTTTTCGGGAAAGAGGCGGAACTGGAAGCACTGGAGGTGCAACTAGCCGGGCTCATCGCCATGAAGGCACCGGAGCACCATATTACCTACATCCAACAGATCCTGGCGGATCCCGATGGTAACAACTACTGGGACGGCGACTACAACGACCGCAACTGGTAGGCCCTTTGGATTTCCCGAGACCTTCCTTCACACTTTCGCGTATTGAGCAATATCATATAGCGAAAAAGCCATTAATCATGTTTCGGAAGGAAGGGAAATGCATGACCTATAACCCCTACGACTATGATCCGGTATATGGGTATGCTACCTATGCCGAGTTTCCCTGGCCTGCCGTCCAAGACTACTCCCAAACAACGGAACCAGTAGCTCCACAGCACACGTGTCCCGTCGGTACTTTCGCCTACACGGTGGTACCAGGGGACACTCTGTTTTTCATCGCCCAGCGCTTCGGCACCACCGTCAACGCCATCTTGGCCGTCAACCCCCAGATTACCAACCCCGACCTGATCTTCCCCGGGCAAGTAATCTGCATCCCCAGCCAGCAACCGCCACCGCCACCGCCCACTTGTCCGCCAGGCTCATTCCGGTATACGGTGCAGCCGGGAGACACGTTATTCTTCATCGCCCAACGCTTCGGCACCACGGTCAATGCCATTTTGGCCATTAACCCGCAGATTACCAATCCCAACTTGATCTTCCCAGGGCAAGTAATCTGTGTGCCCAGCCAGCAACCGCCACCGCCACCACCCACTTGTCCGCCAGGCTCGTTCCGGTACACGGTGCAGCCAGGAGACACGTTATTCTTCATCGCCCAGCGCTTTGGCACCACGGTCAATGCCATTTTGGCCATTAACCCGCAGATTACCAATCCCAACCTGATCTTCCCAGGGCAGGTAATCTGTGTGCCGGGAGCACAGCAGCCACCACCACCGCCACCACCCACTTGTCCCCCAGGCTCGTTCCGGTATACGGTGCAGCCAGGAGACACGTTGTTCTTCATCGCCCAACGCTTCGGCACCACGGTCAATGCCATTTTGGCCATTAACCCGCAGATTACCAATCCCAACTTGATCTTCCCAGGGCAAGTAATCTGCATACCCTAACCAGGAAGTCGAGGGGCGTCAGAGACTCTGACGCCCCTCGATCTTTACGAAGTCCTTCCAATTTCTCTTTCCGCCACCGCTGGGGCCGCCCCACCAAGGGTACCGTTTTCTTTCAGGGAGTTAACCCAGGCTCTAACCCATACTAAACCCATGATCTACAGATTCTTGACCTACGGGATGATCGGTTGGCTAATGGAGATAATCTGGACGGGGTTGGGCTCCATCTTGCGGGGAGAATGGCGCCTGGTGGGACAGACTTACCTGTGGATGCTACCCATCTACGGCTGTGGCATCCTACTGGAGCCTATCCACGAACGGATCCGCCCTCTGCCTTGGTTTTTCCGGGGGCTAGTGTGGACGAGCCTGATTTTCGGAATCGAAGGGGCACCGGCACCCTTTTGAAGATGATCATCGGCAGCTGTCCCTGGGATTACACCGGCACACCCTTAGCCGCCTGGGGAGGCACCATCCGCCTGGATTATGCCCCCCTCTGGTTCGGGGTAGGCCTCGGTTTTGAACAGCTGCACGACCTATTACACAGAATACGCATCTCCCTTTGATTCCAATTGGTGTACCTTGAGGAAATTGGTACTCACCGGGGTGCTCCCCCCTACACCGGCGGTGATGACCACATAATCTCCACTGGAAGCAATTCCCAGCCTCCTTGTACATTCGGCACTGAGTTCGATGACGGTATCGGTATCCTGGGCAAAATCCACGATCGTGGGGAAGATCCCCCAGACCAAGGAAAGCTTCCGGGCCACCTTCTCCGAAGGGGTCGTGGCCACGATGGGAGTACTGGGCCGAAAGCGAGCAATCTTCCGGGCGGTACTACCCGAACGGGTAGAGGAAACAATGGCCTTTAAACCTAGCTCGTGGGCCGTCACACAGGTGGCATGACAAATGGCATCGGCAATGTTGGGCACCGTCTGGGCCGCCACCCTCTGTAAGATCTCCTGGTTGGGCACCGCATCATCGGCCCGATCAGCAATGGAACGCATCACCTGTACTGCCTCCACCGGGTACTTGCCCACCGCGGTCTCGCCGGACAACATTACCGCGTCGGTGCCATCGAAGATGGCATTGGCCACGTCGGCCACCTCGGCCCGGGTAGGCCGGGGATTGCGCACCATGGAATCCAGCATCTGGGTAGCGGTGATCACCGGTTTGCCCTTCTCATTGCAGCGACGGATGATCAACTTCTGGTACAGGGGTACCTCTTCAGTGGGCAGCTCAATACCCATGTCGCCCCGGGCCACCATGACACCGTCGGCGGCATCGATAATCTCCTCAATATTCTCGATCCCCTGCATGTTTTCAATCTTGGCAATGATATCAATATCTGCGCCCAACTCATCCAGCATCTTGCGCACCTCGAGGATGTCCTTGGCCTGCCGGGTGAAGGAAAGGGCAATGAACTCCACATCCTGTTCACAGGCAAAGCGAATATCCTCGATATCTCGCTCAGTGATGGACGGTAGATCCACCGGAATGCCCTGGAGGGTCACCCCCTGTCGGCTCTTTAGAATACCGCCGTTGGTAACTTGGCACACCAACTCCCCTTCGGCTACCTCCTGCACCCGCAGCTCAATCAGGCCATCATCGATGAAAATGACGGTGCCAGGCTTCACATCCCGCAACAGATGGGGATAGGGTACCGAGACCCGGGCACTGGTACCCATGATGGGCTCGGGAGTCAATCGAAAGGTCTGCCCCTTGCCGAGGATGATGGGCTCAATCACATCTCCGGTCCGGATCTTCGGACCCTGGATATCAAACATGATGCCCACATGAAGGTTCAGTTCTTCCGCGGCCTGGCGCACATGGGCCACCCGGGCCCGGTGTTCTTCATGGGTCCCATGGGACAGATTCAAACGCACCACGTTTACTCCATATCGGATCAAATCACGAATGATTTCGTAGTCCTCCGAAGCCGGGCCGAGGGTACAGATGATCTTCGTCTTTTGTTTTGCGCGTTGAAGCAAGAACTCATTTACCACCAACAAAGTGCCCCTTTCCTGTTAACGATGCAGTCGTAAACATAACGGCTTGCCCCGCACATAATCCTGCTGGGCTAGCTCTTCCATAGCTTCCTTCATCGCCGCTTCCTTAGCCAGGTGCGTAATGATCACAAGGGGGACATAATTGTCTTTTCCATGAATCTCCATCTGCAGTACCGAGGCAATGCTGATATCCAATTTCCCCAGGATGGAACCCACCTGGGCCAGGATCCCCGGTGCATCATAGGCGAAGAATCGGATATAAAAACGATTGGAGACTTGATCCAATGGCACCAGTTTCGGCTCTTCACAAGGGTCGATGGTACGGTTACAATAGCCCACACCATTTCTTAAGAGCAGATCCCGAGAGAGATCCACAATGTCACTCACCACGGCACTGGCGGTGGGTCGCTGGCCCGCGCCGGGACCGTAAAACACCGTATTGCCCACAAAGTCCCCTGTCACAGAGACCGCATTCAATTCATAATTAACCGAGGCCAACAGATGGCTTTTGGGCACCAAGGTGGGATGAACCCGCAAATCCAGACCCTCAGCGGTATTCTTAATGATGGCCAGCAACTTGATGACATAGCCGAAATTCCTGGCAAAATCGATGTCCATCTTCGTGATCTCCGTAATCCCCTCCACGTGGATCTTCTCGAAATCCACCACCGTGGAGGAAACAATGGAGGCCAAGATGGCCAACTTATGTGCCGCATCATAACCACTGATATCCAACGTGGGATCCGCCTCGGCAAAGCCCTTGGCCTGGGCCTCCCCCAAGGCCTCGTCAAACTCCATGCCATCCTCATACATCTTGGTAAGCACATAATTGGAGGTACCGTTTAGGATCCCTTCGATACTGAGGATCTTGTTGCCCACCAGCCCTTCCTTCAAGCCTTTGATGATAGGAATGCCGCCCCCCACACTGGCCTCAAAGAGTAGATCCACCTGATGGGCGCGGGCTAATCTAAACAGTTCCCGCCCTTTGGTGGCAATCAAAGCTTTGTTAGCTGTCACCACGTGCTTTCCAGCCCGGATGGCCCGTTGGACCAGGTCATAGGCCACGCCAGTACCACCGATGGTCTCCACCACCACTTTGATCTCCGGATCCTCCAGGATCACCGCGGGATCCTCACTACACACCACGCCCGCAAGATCTAGGTCTACCCGATCCCACCGGACGTCTACCGCGGCTTTCAGGCAGTAATCTATACCGGTACGGGACCGCAAAAGCTCCCGTTGCTCCAACAGTAGTCGGGCAACTCCGGTCCCAACGGTCCCCATCCCCAGGATTCCTACATCAAGTCTATTACCTGCCAATAGCGACTGCCTCCCCTTACGAATGTCTCTCACCATTAATACCAGGTACGATCACCAAATTGTCCCGGTGAATCACTTCGTCGTAATAAGCCCCTTCCAATACCGTACCCAACTGGTGGGTCTTTAGGCCCATAATCCGGGCAACTTCCGCAGCCGAATAATTCACCAGACCCCGTCCAATCTCACGGTCTGCTTCATCCACCACAAGGACCAAATCTCCCTGGTCGAATTCTCCCTCCACCCCCACCACTCCGCTGGGGAGCAGGGATTTCCCGTGCCACAGCAAGGCCTCCCGGGCTCCCTGGTCCACCCGGACCTTACCCTGGGGTTCCTGGTAGAAAGCCAACCACCTCTTCTTGCCCATAATCCGTTGGGTACTGGGCAGAAACGTGGTCCCAACGCGCTCCCCCGCCAGGATCCGCCGCAATACATCGGGGGTCCTACCGTTGGTCAAATGAACCGTAATCCCACAGGCCACCGCGGTCTGGGCCGCCTGCAGCTTAGTGATCATCCCACCGGTTCCCACCTTACTGCTGCTACCCCCTGCGGCCTGGAACAATGCCTCGTCGATGGTGGCCACCTCGGAGAGAATCTCCGCATCGGGGAACCGGTGCGGATCCTTGGAATACATCCCATCCACGTCGGAGAGGATGATCAGGCGATCCGCATCCACCAAGGCCGCCACCAAGGCGGAGAGGCAATCGTTGTCCCCAAAACACAGTTCGTCCACCGCTACCGTGTCATTTTCGTTAATTACTGGGATTACACGGAAATCCAATAACTTCTGCAAAGCATGCCGGGCATTAAGATAACGATCCCGGGCCATCAGATCCGCCCGGGTCAAAAGCACTTGGGCAGTGGTCTGTCCGTACTCGCTGAAGAGTTTCTCATAGACCTGCATCAACAAGCCCTGACCCACCGCGGCCACCGCCTGTTTTTCCGCGATGGAATCGGGCCGTCGGTTCAGGCCCAACTTTCCCATTCCCGCCCCCACTGCCCCAGAACTGACCAGGACCACCTCATGGTCCATATTGCTCAAGTCGGATATTTGGCGCACCAACCGTTCCATCTGCAAGAAGTCCAACCTACCGTTGGCGTGGGTCAAGGTGCTCGTCCCCACTTTCACCACAATCCTGGCCATATGGTTCTCCTCACCGCTTCCAAAAAGGCATTATTCCACGTAATCGAATTCAAAATCGCCAATAATCACCGTATCGCCATCGGTGGCACCGGCCTCTTTCAACGCCGCGATGATCCCCGCCTGCTCCAATCGACGGGAGAAATAGCGCAGGGCATCCTTGTTTTCCAGGTCCACACGCTCCAGGAAGTGCTCAATTCCAGGGCCCTCCACCACAAAGGCCCCATCCCGCTTCACCACAGTAAACTCCTGTAACGATGGCCGGCGGGCTCTTGGTCGATGGACGTAAATCTCCTCGGTACTGGCTACTGCCTTGGGCGCTTTGAGCTTTTGCAGTTCAGAGTAGATCCGATATTTCAGTTCTTGGACCCCTTGACCCGTGGCCGCGGAAATGGGCAGCACCTCCACATCCCCGAGTCTTTCCATCAACCGGGCCAAGGCCTCCTCCCACCGATCCCCCAACAGGTCGATCTTGTTGGCACAGAGGATCTGTGGCAGCTGTGCAAGGTGGGGGTTATAAGCCGCCAGCTCACGATTAATGGTCTGGACATCGTCCACGGGGTCCCTTCCTTCACTGCCGGACAGATCCACCACATGCACCAACAGCCGAGTACGCTCTACGTGCTTAAGAAACTGATGCCCCAAACCAAGACCCTCCGCGGCTCCCTCAATCAAGCCGGGTAAATCGGCCATCACAAAGCTCTTCCCCGGCTCCACCGACACCACT
This region includes:
- the proB gene encoding glutamate 5-kinase; the encoded protein is MARIVVKVGTSTLTHANGRLDFLQMERLVRQISDLSNMDHEVVLVSSGAVGAGMGKLGLNRRPDSIAEKQAVAAVGQGLLMQVYEKLFSEYGQTTAQVLLTRADLMARDRYLNARHALQKLLDFRVIPVINENDTVAVDELCFGDNDCLSALVAALVDADRLIILSDVDGMYSKDPHRFPDAEILSEVATIDEALFQAAGGSSSKVGTGGMITKLQAAQTAVACGITVHLTNGRTPDVLRRILAGERVGTTFLPSTQRIMGKKRWLAFYQEPQGKVRVDQGAREALLWHGKSLLPSGVVGVEGEFDQGDLVLVVDEADREIGRGLVNYSAAEVARIMGLKTHQLGTVLEGAYYDEVIHRDNLVIVPGINGERHS
- the obgE gene encoding GTPase ObgE codes for the protein MFIDEVEITVEGGRGGNGAVSFRREKYIPAGGPDGGDGGDGGDVYLVADENLNTLVDLRYKKRYRAGDGEPGTGKKQFGKRGEDLIIYVPVGTLVYDEVNRLLGDLTEHNQSLLVAAGGRGGRGNARFTTPQRQAPNFAEKGEKGQLVNLRLELKLLADVGLIGYPNVGKSTLLSSMSNAKPKIANYPFTTLVPNLGVVSVEPGKSFVMADLPGLIEGAAEGLGLGHQFLKHVERTRLLVHVVDLSGSEGRDPVDDVQTINRELAAYNPHLAQLPQILCANKIDLLGDRWEEALARLMERLGDVEVLPISAATGQGVQELKYRIYSELQKLKAPKAVASTEEIYVHRPRARRPSLQEFTVVKRDGAFVVEGPGIEHFLERVDLENKDALRYFSRRLEQAGIIAALKEAGATDGDTVIIGDFEFDYVE
- a CDS encoding homoserine dehydrogenase, producing MAGNRLDVGILGMGTVGTGVARLLLEQRELLRSRTGIDYCLKAAVDVRWDRVDLDLAGVVCSEDPAVILEDPEIKVVVETIGGTGVAYDLVQRAIRAGKHVVTANKALIATKGRELFRLARAHQVDLLFEASVGGGIPIIKGLKEGLVGNKILSIEGILNGTSNYVLTKMYEDGMEFDEALGEAQAKGFAEADPTLDISGYDAAHKLAILASIVSSTVVDFEKIHVEGITEITKMDIDFARNFGYVIKLLAIIKNTAEGLDLRVHPTLVPKSHLLASVNYELNAVSVTGDFVGNTVFYGPGAGQRPTASAVVSDIVDLSRDLLLRNGVGYCNRTIDPCEEPKLVPLDQVSNRFYIRFFAYDAPGILAQVGSILGKLDISIASVLQMEIHGKDNYVPLVIITHLAKEAAMKEAMEELAQQDYVRGKPLCLRLHR
- the pyk gene encoding pyruvate kinase; this encodes MLVVNEFLLQRAKQKTKIICTLGPASEDYEIIRDLIRYGVNVVRLNLSHGTHEEHRARVAHVRQAAEELNLHVGIMFDIQGPKIRTGDVIEPIILGKGQTFRLTPEPIMGTSARVSVPYPHLLRDVKPGTVIFIDDGLIELRVQEVAEGELVCQVTNGGILKSRQGVTLQGIPVDLPSITERDIEDIRFACEQDVEFIALSFTRQAKDILEVRKMLDELGADIDIIAKIENMQGIENIEEIIDAADGVMVARGDMGIELPTEEVPLYQKLIIRRCNEKGKPVITATQMLDSMVRNPRPTRAEVADVANAIFDGTDAVMLSGETAVGKYPVEAVQVMRSIADRADDAVPNQEILQRVAAQTVPNIADAICHATCVTAHELGLKAIVSSTRSGSTARKIARFRPSTPIVATTPSEKVARKLSLVWGIFPTIVDFAQDTDTVIELSAECTRRLGIASSGDYVVITAGVGGSTPVSTNFLKVHQLESKGDAYSV
- a CDS encoding LysM peptidoglycan-binding domain-containing protein, with protein sequence MFRKEGKCMTYNPYDYDPVYGYATYAEFPWPAVQDYSQTTEPVAPQHTCPVGTFAYTVVPGDTLFFIAQRFGTTVNAILAVNPQITNPDLIFPGQVICIPSQQPPPPPPTCPPGSFRYTVQPGDTLFFIAQRFGTTVNAILAINPQITNPNLIFPGQVICVPSQQPPPPPPTCPPGSFRYTVQPGDTLFFIAQRFGTTVNAILAINPQITNPNLIFPGQVICVPGAQQPPPPPPPTCPPGSFRYTVQPGDTLFFIAQRFGTTVNAILAINPQITNPNLIFPGQVICIP